A stretch of the Solanum dulcamara chromosome 6, daSolDulc1.2, whole genome shotgun sequence genome encodes the following:
- the LOC129892356 gene encoding uncharacterized protein LOC129892356 encodes MSSSRRAWIVAASVGAVEALKDQAGLCRWDYPLRCLAQHTKNNMRSYSQAKKLSSSIIAKSEKTEQSEESLRKVMYLSCWGPN; translated from the coding sequence atgagtTCAAGCAGGAGAGCATGGATAGTAGCAGCCAGTGTTGGAGCAGTGGAGGCCTTAAAGGATCAAGCTGGATTGTGTAGATGGGATTACCCATTGAGGTGTTTGGCACAACACACAAAGAATAACATGAGATCTTACTCTCAAGCTAAGAAACTTTCTTCTTCAATAATAGCAAAGAGTGAAAAGACGGAGCAATCTGAAGAATCTTTGAGGAAAGTTATGTATTTGAGCTGTTGGGGTCCAAATTAA
- the LOC129892218 gene encoding uncharacterized protein LOC129892218 translates to MSSSRRAWIVAASVGAVEALKDQAGLCRWDYPLRCLAQHTKNNMRSYSQAKKLSSSIRAKSEKTEQSEESLRKVMYLSCWGPN, encoded by the coding sequence ATGAGTTCAAGCAGGAGAGCATGGATAGTAGCAGCCAGTGTTGGAGCAGTGGAGGCCTTAAAGGATCAAGCTGGATTGTGTAGATGGGATTACCCATTGAGGTGTTTGGCACAACACACAAAGAATAACATGAGATCTTACTCTCAAGCTAAGAAACTTTCTTCTTCAATAAGAGCAAAGAGTGAAAAGACAGAGCAATCTGAAGAATCTTTGAGGAAAGTTATGTATTTGAGCTGTTGGGGTCCAAATTGA
- the LOC129892241 gene encoding uncharacterized protein LOC129892241, with product MSSTSRAWVTAVSLGVVEALKDQGLCRWNHTIRAVHQHAKNNLRSYSQAKKLSSQSSSSSLVSANKLELKKVKQSEESLRKVMYLSCWGPY from the coding sequence ATGAGTTCAACAAGCAGAGCATGGGTTACAGCAGTGAGTTTGGGAGTAGTAGAGGCACTAAAAGATCAAGGACTTTGCAGGTGGAATCACACAATCAGAGCCGTACATCAGCACGCCAAAAACAATCTACGGTCATATTCACAGGCCAAGAAGCTCTCTTctcaatcttcttcttcttctttggttTCTGCAAACAAATTAGAATTGAAAAAGGTGAAGCAGTCTGAGGAATCTCTGAGAAAAGTCATGTATTTGAGCTGTTGGGGTCCTTATTGA